ttttaaatgcacTACATTTGCTGTCTATTGTAGAATGTCAATGtgatatttcaaaacttttgtataagaagcaaaataaaaagtgacaACTATTGTGCAAGCACTTTTTAAGTACGTTGACGGTAAACACtctcttattttcaaatatcacaAATTGTGAACGTCAATGTTTGATATTTCGAAATATCTATCAATGCTATTTTTATTAGTATCtataactaataaataatcacattttgtcatatttaaaaatattagtatgatttaaaataattactatagcttttgtaattatgcataattaacatttaaatttcaaattttattgtttaattaagtagacaattttattatctttaaacCATGAAGTTTGACATTtcagctatatatatattgtcaaTGAAACAGTTTAATACGAcaattattttggttatattaggcagtttaataatttctatttaaatgAGGATTCTTATCATTGTGAAATTAACCATTTAATTGGTGTTTTTGGGAAACGTTAAATcgaattaattgaatttaattaacatttttgtaagaaaatttaaacaacaatTATTGGAAAGgacaaaaaatacaatttattttacaaatatagcaaaaccaacattaatatatattaataaaaatctatgAGTATTAGTGTATAAGTGACTACTTACTGTAATACAgataaacattaataaaacataaacattaatttctataaatgtctattattaatagatgTTGAGAGTGATTTTGACATTACTAAAATCACATTTACTACggttaaaatcacttttctcTAAAAGTAATCAtgtttagtaaaaaaaattgatttatgaaaaaataaaaacatttttgaagTATCATTAAATCTaagtgatttttcttttggtgatTGGATGAGAATCACCTCCAACATTTTTCTCATactattgaaattttgataatttatattgtccaaatttcataacatattatttttaaggtGATTTTAACCTACCAATATCTATCAACATCTATAAGGGATATTTTcctaatattttagtttaatttattatatttaaaaacattttaaaaaaagtttaatagatcttcaatttagcaattaaGTTTCCAACATCTACCTCAAAATTTGGATGTTAATTATTAAAGGGTGTGATGATTgtactttttaataattaaaattgtatattaatGAAAGGTAAAATTTTATCTCTTAATTAATCAAGTATATTAAATGATAAAGTTTGAGAGTGAACATCTAATAATGTATTAACATTATTGTAAAATAAGTGTGTTTCCctcattaaatttatttcattcctAATTTCATCATATCTATATAAACTATACattatctttttctaattgcctttttttaattaaatttctaattttgtccATCAtgctatataatataattgacataatattttatgtgaTAATTTTCCCCTTACAAGTTGAGATGAAATATGTGATAAGACAACTTTGTTCTAACCACTAATATCTTCATCATCCTCTTGCACACTATTGTCTAGTCTATAACATACTTAAAATATTGTGACAATGCTTGACTAAGCTCTCCGATTTCACAATCTTCTATTCATCTCCCAAATTAACTTTACGTAAATTTATTGGTCGTTAGAAAAACATATctacatatatatcaattaacaTGTTCACTTTGGCAATGTCAATAAACATTCATATCATAACAATGAATAAAACAagtcatatttttttctctttttttaattttatagtaTAATTAAAGCGAATTATACCTATAACTTTTGGACTGGTTGatggtaataataataaattttaaattttaaagtgaaaaataatgCATAAAAGgtaaatggaaaaataattgtagttttatttatgaatgCCACGCATTAATTGATCTACACATATTATTTATctcaaattacaatataataattaaaacggCAGAAAGAAGAACTCAATTCAAAATtgcaataaaaaacaaaggataTGGAGGTTACAATTGTCAATTGAGCCGaaagagataaagaaagaaagaaagaggttACCGTTCAACgtccaaaaaattcaaatctttggTTCGTTGTTAAACCTAACTTAGCTTCGGATACCGTAGACCCCACGTGGAGCGTCTTACGTGGGCCCATCTCACTCCATACTTTTCTAAGCGCGACGAATAAAATTGTTTAGGTGAATGACCAATGGTAGACTGACAACTGGTGCCTACGTGGTTCAAACTGCATACGTGTCATCGACGTAAGTGGGGCCGGTTTTGATAAACCATTTTCATGTAAAGCACGTGTGGGTACGCGCCTCAGTTTTTCCATCCTCCCTCGCTTCGGTATgtacaaataaagaaagaaaagtagtttttaatttttatggttGCCCTCTGCCCTCTGCCCCCTCTAATAATgctaaataatttcttttcataataTAATGTTCTCTATACTCAAATTTATTGTTCataatattatgttaaatcACCCATGTtttcttacaaattttgtAACCCATAATAATATCTtcattataaaagaaataaataatatttgacaAAGAAATAATGGACAAGTCATGGAAATTTGTCATTGTTAAAAACACATTTGACTGTTATAAAAGACAAGTCAAACCAACCCATCTATACCTAAAaacaaacacttttttttttttttagagaaatcaAATTCATGGATTTCTACTTAGgtttagaaaagaaaggtgAAAATGACCTCCGTAGAAAGTGAGTGGAGATGaccaaagaaactaaaatgtatagaataacagaaaaatgatagagaaagaaagaattagTGAGTAATCAACTGTATTATGATTAAGAAATACTAATTAAAGGAAGATTAAAACTAAAAgctgagagagagagagagagagagagagagaaagaagtaATAATTGAAATGAGTGGATGAAATGGATATTTCctttgtgtttgaaaactttagATAAGCTTCACATGGGAAGGGAGGCCAAGGGAAGTGGTGCATTGTACTAACTgttcatataatatatgatcgtattaattttttcaaaactttatattataactttATGCTTCTTCATGAAATGAACAATCCCAAACtcatgactttgttgagccCACTTCATTTTCAACACCAAAGAAAAATCACACGCGTCATCATCACAATTGAAACCCTCAATTctctataaaagaaattaaaaagaattaagcTTAGCTAGGTTCAAGAATTCACTTATTTCTTGCATGTGATTATTGATGGTGAGATATCATCCAGATGCAAAATTGTGGGGAAGTTTTAggattaaattattacattaCAACTttgatacatatatatatatattatagttcgagtttatttttaattaagtctGTTTAATTTGGAACCATATGAGTTGGGTTTAATTCCtaaatgaaacttttaaaGCTATGTTATTATAGATAAACCAACATTAAATGGGTCACTAATAGATAACTTTTTGTGaagttttaattatgttttttcaatcttatagaaagtcattttttatgtttaatgaataaaaattaattttacattttttaaacagattaaaatatgacaaattttcgaaaaaatgtcaattttttttttttaaaaaaaataaccatTTTGAGATTGAATTGTTGATAATCTTATATTATGTCAAAATCTAATAccatacattattattataaaaaattgattaatataaaaataactcCATAAAAGAGGTTGAATAAATCGAACCTTTTTGGAGACAATATTTTAACTGTTAGATTgttaagaaatataattagtAGACCAgctaattattaatattcctttttccctctttaaaatataactattaatcttaaattaataGTCTTTAAGTTATGATAATTACtattagaaaaagattatAGTAATAAACGTCCCACATCTTAAtaagataatataattattttgcagTTGACATCATAccttaaaatcttttataattcaatttcttatcATATATGTCCACCATTAATTTTGGACAATAATTCCATACATATAATTAGTGTAATCCAACCaagatttatataatttttcttaacaacTTTCACTAGTAGCTATTATCTAATTTATGTACTAAAATTTGTATGTGCTAcattttataactattatttAGTCATTAcagtttaatttctttttatttagctttttttctttgaaagaaacaataatagaCCTTTTTGGGTACATagttttaactaaattatttatgtcAACATTACTGCCGATGATAATTGAAAGATAATTGTTGATGTAAATTTTAAGGAAAGTAAACATGAAATTTAAGATTTGAGTTccaaaacaacaataataatagagctttgaaataaaatttagatcaCTCAACTTcactatttgtttttaaaaactattgaTCATATGACCTCATTTTCATATAtgattctaaaaaaatgaaattgagacGTGAAACGAGTGTGATGGTATGAATTAGAAATATGTGATGGTgtttggttttagtttttttaggtGATTGTCACAATGTGATCTTCTTGAACCTAATTTTCGTGCCAAAACCgatttctatttaattagctttgaaaaatattgatgaaaggttaaaaaagataatcttatttttgaaagaaagaaaagaagaaatatttagtaatttttGGGTATATAGAGCATTTGTTACTTTGTTATAGGATTCCTCCATTTTTGGCAATCTGATGGATAAAGAAAGTGAAATTATGAATGTAATGTCTCCTCCAAAGCTAAATTGTGAGATCCCAcacaaacatttttcttttctttttcttaattttagaagaagaaaaaaagattatgaaCCAAACCCCTCTCTTTAATAATATCATCAATTCAACTTTTTGGAGGTTAACTTTAGCCTTGCAAATTAAGGATTcccaattaatttttctttataatttaaaaagaaaatccaccaatttcattttgaaattgacAAAGTTAAAAGCAATCCCATCATTATAATCATTCTAAGTTTTTGCTGGCAACAACATTTAGGCACACAGAGAgaattataaaactaaaaacaaaaggcaattagagaaaaaaacaatattgaaaattagaagGTCTAATCTGGAAAGCTAACTAACTACTACTCCAGCTACCCTTCTAATACCTAAAccacatattaattaaatcaaatcaaaatcaaccAAGTTGGGTACATATACAATTcacaaatgaaaaagttaaTCCCTTACATCAAACTTGATAACATAAACACTATAAACACACACTATGttaattgaattatgttgatgtaaaaaaaacactttacatatttttaacattaataAGTTAATGAGAAAGTACATATACTATCTACccataaaatttagaatgaggagaagaaaatgaatatatattggGTGGGGGCAACCTGCATTTACAAGGAATGATGAAAGCATTTCCCACTCTCCTTTAACACATCATGAGATGGAGGAAACTtaataaaacatgaaaattttaaataaagagcCCTTCTCCCTTTTGCTCCTCTAATTATGTTCTCttctctcacttttttttttcccctttctttaTATGCTATTATGATTTGTAGGTTCAAATTAtcatttgtaaatttaatatctttcaAAACTAACTACATggttccaaaattttcatttattcacaaaaaaaaaaagtttcaaagtttattttttcatgCATTTGATAGGGTAATGGTCACCTTTTTGGTACAATGGTTGTTGAGTGAAAGATTAAACTTGTAACATATATAAAGAAGGAAATCATATATGTTAGTCTAACATGAACTCATGCCCACTTTGGCAACCATATTATTaggattttgaaaaatttattagTGGTAAATTGAAATAGGagtagaaattaattatataaagaattaataatttgtgtaagaactttatatttttcataaagaatgaaataaaaacaaaattcaaaaagcaTATAAACCAAATTACTAATCTGTCCATTGTGTTTTTTCATATAGTAGTAACGAAAAGTTATGCAAAACCCAAAGACAAGCAATTAGAAGATGTCAAAGTGGAACAATAATATTCctcaatattaaaaatttgagcATATATTCTCTGACCATTCTGCCCTTTTTCAACCAAATAATCTTCTTTATTCTTCCAACCTGaaaggataaaaaagaaaaaaaaaagcacaaaTTTATATTCTCTTCTAATTTGTCTACTTGAGTTGTCACTTTGTGCACATTaaccattttgaaattaatttcaactctacatttcaaaaaatctaaattaattcGATTGTGAAAATTTCCAAGTAAATTCacattgatttatttattttatgaaaatcatGGGtccatcattttaattaattccatGTTATTTGTGTAATGTCTTTATATGAAGGGGcaaaaaaattcattcaagGGAGATGACACCCCATCtcactaaattattaaataatatttaggcTTTTAGACGTTAATCAttatctttttcatatataaatataaatttcttttttcctaacaaagaaaaaagaaacattttgttttaagttctttgaattgttcatcttatatatatatatatatatatatatatatatatatgttttcagctctttattattaattaaaatgtgggtttttttttcttacattttattttgattatgacAAGTCAACCTCTCTTCAAAATGAGATTATGCAATTTGGATGAATTCTAACTTTGTCTATTTTGATGAATATGCATTGAATTAATATTAGTGTTTTGAATATTGGGGTTTGACAGTTTGGATTTGATTTTCAACAGTGTGTTGATAATAATCTAAGCTATGTCTGTTTCTGTTTTTCCCCCAAAGTTTGTAGCAAATTTAATGTTGTGTCTACCTTTTCCAATGCATCACATTAACATTACAAACACTAATATCATCAATAATTATTCTActttcaactatatatatatatatatatatatatattcttgttATAAAACGTGACTCTTTTAAATTacaagaagaggaaaaaaaaaaaaacaagaccttctatcattatcattatattaaagaagaagaatctatataaaaaaatagaaataatgatAGTTATTTCAATGTGTTAGATATTATAAAGGACATTTTAAAGTATGTAAATAAAGATCAAGAATAATATCTCTATTTGTTTGGGATTAGGtatatttagaatataaatacTTGGGCAAATTGCAAAAATCACCCCTAAAgtacaacaaatttttaataataacaattatttttaaacttttaaaagtgttaaatTAGACACTCAAACTtacaataattgtaaaaattaaatcgaaaaatgatagaaaatttgaattattaaatttatattaatcaatGCAATTATGTAAGTTTGAGAATTATAAGTTAATAagcataaaaaagaaaacgggTAGGCTTCTACTTGAGAAAGCccacaaagaaaatgagaattaGGATCTTAATCATAGACCGTTGTTTTATTTGGAAAGTTGATCGGATAAAGCCCAATCCAATATCAAAACATCCAACGTATAGCTAAGTGTTGCAAAGCTaagtaataatattaataatttcgAATCATCAACATAATAGTCGCTTTGGCCGAGTGGTTAAGGCGTGTGCCTGCTAAGTACATGGGGTTTCCCCGCGAGAGTTCGAATCTCTCAGGCGacgtttattcttttttttttttcatttattttttttctgctttCAGGCGAccctttgttttcatttattcttttctgTTTTCGAAAACTCCATTGGTGGTTATTGTACACTTCAATATACTTAATTTctttactctctttttttcttaaagaaaactcttcaaatatttatccaTTACGTAGTATGCATTTGATAATCAAAACGTTATTGATTGTATAATGAGATAATTGATGTTTCTTTCTCTCGTGTAAAGCATTATGCTGGGACATACATGATGTTTAAAGCATTAGAAGAATAAACttattctcttcttcaatGTTTTATCccaaaattgtttaattttcttgtgACTTGAGATGTTATTTTGTAGTCATTTGTTTTGcttaatgttttctttaaaaaaaaagtgtctaATGTTATGGGTGGACTATAGAATCAATGGTAAAAACGACATAACCAAGAAGAGAAAGCAATTGAGTCAAGAGACTAAAGtggtcataaaaaaaaatgttaattagcTTCAAGCCAGTAAAGTCCAACCAGCCTCATTCAAGGATAAGGCTAAGAGTAACCTTCTCTGTTTGATGAGTGGATCATACTATGCCTTATCTTTGAAAAGAGAATGGTTTGGATTAAAAGGCCAATCCAACCTCATCGGCCTTGCCCTATACTAAAATTGAAGTGGTGGTCGAGCCTAAAAAATTGAGTAATGGGGCATACCAAATGCAATCCCTAGCCCATTCagttttaaaataacctaatATGACTTAGAAACTTTGATAAAAGACGTTTTAAGAcataatttctcaataaatatatcattacGACTTCTAAGGAAGCAAGCCCATTATATTACTCGAACTCTCTACTTACTAATATGAATACCATTTCCTAACTTAGGCATCACAACTCATGTGACAAGCACCACATTggtgtgtaaatatttttatcttacAGGTCACATTATTCtccaaattataaatttatcattgtTGCCATATGAAGATCATGCACATTTTTCCTTAGCCAAAATTTGGCATCAAAATCTAATagacattttatttatgatagaTAAAGACAAAAgtttattagtaataatatgaaattttattatattttgtaagtaTTTAAGAAAAACGATATTATATAGGAAAACGGTAAAAAACGACAAACTTGACAAAAtactataaataaagtaatgaaatgatttttaacataataaaatttccaattaatatataataagaagtaatataaaaaaaaaagtgagagaaACTTGTAATAAGTGAGTATGGCCCTCcaacttttgaaaactcaaCACTGCTCTAAGAACTGccaaagttttcaattttaaatcacaaaaatataaaaaatcatttaaaaaaattattattatttctcaatcTTCTTTgacttttttgcttctttttttttgaaaaaagagacTTTATTACTTTCCAGCCACTCGACCGTTTCGCTAAAAAAACGCGGTCCGTAGGATCCCATCATCTCTACGGTCCAGATCTCTCGACcgttgaaaatttaaattctcttttttccccCAAACCCCAATGGTATGCTTTTTATCATCTAAAGCAAATATTGCCGTTGTATGAACCCCGATTCATTTCCCTCAAATCCCCCACCCCCCAACGGACaccctttcttcttcattcccACTTCCAAATCCGCCATTCCTTTCAATGGTTTCTTAAGAATTTCCCTTCTCAACGCTTcgttttttctgtttcttttctgAGGAGAAATTTACAGGttctgtttgtttgtttgtttgtttgagtGAGGAAAATGGTGAATAGGGCTTCGTCTCCATCGTCTTCTCCAGTGAAGATAACAATCTCTTCTGGAAGTAAGGCTGGCAATGGAATCATATCGATGGGGTTAACGAGTCCGATTTCGCGTGCTTCCATTTCGAATAACCCCAATTCTCCTCTCAGTGGCAGAGGGAACAGAGCCTCTAGTGGTGGAAACCGCCGATCTAGTGGTGGCAAGTTCGTTTCAATGTCGAAAGATGAGGCAGTTGAAGAAAGTAACTCTGAGTTTGTTACTTACACTGTTCATATTCCTCCAACCCCAGATCATCAGTCCATTTCTGATTCTCAGACAAGCCTCCCTGAGGACAATGCAAATATGGGGAAGTCGCAAAGGAGCTTCATTTCTGGTACTATTTTCACTGGGGGTTTCAATTCGGTGACTCGTGGCCATGTGATTGAGTCGCTGGCGAATCCAACTGAGCAAATGAAATTAGGGCTTGTTTGTGGGATGAAGGGATGTGATGAGGCATTGGAAGGGAAGACGATGGTTCCTTGTGATTGTGGGTTTAGTATTTGTAGGGATTGTTATTTGGAGTGTGTTGGAAATGGCGGTGGCCGTTGTCCTGGCTGTAAAGAGGGTTACACAAGTGTTAGTGATGATGAAGCAGAGGACCAAGCTTTGCCATTGCCTTCAATGGCGGATGCCAAGCTTGACAAAAGGCTGTCTTTGGTGAAATCATTCAAAGCTCAAAATCACCCACCGGACTTCGATCATGCCCGATGGCTTTTTGAGACCAAGGGGACATATGGCTATGGAAATGCAGTGTGGCCAAAGGACGGCTATGGGTTTGGTTCAGGAGCAAATGGTTTCGACCATCCACCTGACTTCGGGGAGAAAAGTCGACGGCCTTTAACCCGGAAAGTCTCTGTTTCTGCTGCTATTCTCAGTCCATAcaggtaattttttttgtatgccattttgaaacttatattttagaaattttaattttctcagcTCTAGCTTGGCGTCATTTTCGGCAGTTGTTTTCTTCCTTCAGTTTTTTGCATCTGGACATTGATCATACTGTTGTATTATGGTATTTTAAGAAATCATATCTGGTCATTTAAGATAACTGACTTTGTTATTAGTCACATATCCTTAAACATTTTAAGTATACAATCAACATTTTGTGATTGATGTGATATCTTTGAActtgtgtatatattttattgtgttttGTTTCTGAAGgcttttgtttcattttggcAGACTGCTTATTATAATTCGTCTAGTGGCACttggtttctttttaacatGGAGAGTTAGACATCCAAATCATGAAGCACTGTGGCTGTGGGGAATGTCTATTACTTGTGAGCTTTGGTTTGGATTATCATGGCTATTAGATCAACTTCCTAAGCTCTGTCCAGTAAATAGAGCCACTGACCTCTCCGTTCTCAAAGACCGATTCGAGTCGCCAAATCTTCGAAACCCCAAGGGTCGATCTGATCTCCCAGGAATTGATGTGTTTGTCTCAACAGCGGATCCTGAGAAAGAACCTCCGCTTGTGACAGCCAACACCATCCTCTCAATCCTTGCAGTGGATTACCCCGTGGAGAAATTAGCTTGTTACTTATCAGATGATGGTGGTTCTCTCTTGACATTTGAAGCACTTGCTGAGACAGCCAGCTTTGCTAGAATATGGGTTCCATTCTGTCGAAAGCACGGCATCGAACCAAGAAATCCAGAGGCCTATTTTGGACAGAAGCGTGACTTTCTTAAGAACAAAGTGAGACTTGACTTCGTTAGAGAGAGGAGAAAGGTGAAGAGAGAGTACGACGAATTTAAGGTAAGGATTAATTCATTGCCGGAGTCTATAAGGAGAAGGTCAGATGCTTACAATGCCCACGAAGAAGTCAGAGCCAAAATGAAACAAAGGGAAATGGGGGGCAATCCTTCAGAGGAAATCAAGATCTCAAAGGCAACTTGGATGTCAGATGGCTCTTACTGGCCTGGAACTTGGGTTTTAGGTGAAGCCGATCACTCTAGAGGGGATCATGCTGGTATTATTCAGGTAcgttgtttctttttccttttttcttttttgaaccatttgtaaaatcttgaaaagaagactaagaaattttgttttatcttttaactGCAGGCTATGCTAGCTCCTTCTAATACAGAACCTGTTTATGGTTCAATCGCAGATGGGAAGAATTTGATTGACACAACAGATGTGGACATCAGGTTGCCAATGCTAGTTTATGTGTCTCGTGAGAAGCGGCCGGGGTATGATCACAACAAGAAAGCCGGAGCAATGAATGCTCTTGTTCGAACAAGTGCAATCATGTCAAATGGACCCTTCATTCTCAATCTTGACTGTGACCACTATATATACAACTCCTTGGCTTTGAGGGAGGGGATGTGTTTTATGCTTGACAGAGGCGGTGATCGGATTTGTTATGTTCAGTTTCCGCAGAGATTCGAGGGTATTGACCCAAACGATCGGTATGCAAATCATAACACTGTATTTTTTGATGTGAGCATGAGGGCTCTTGATGGGTTGCAGGGGCCTATGTATGTGGGGACTGGCTGTATTTTCAGGAGGACAGCTCTATATGGATTTAGTCCTCCAAGAGCTACAGAGCATCATGGCTGGTTTGGTACTCAAAAAACTAAGTTGTTACTAAGAAAATCGAGGGTATCAAAGAAGGAAGATGATGAGATGGCGGTTCCAATCAACCAGCGTGGTCAAAATTGTGATGATGACGATGCGGACATTGAGTCCTTGCTTTTGCCAAAGAGATTTGGAAATTCTACTTCTCTGGCTGCATCAATTCCGGTTGCAGAGTTCCAAGGAAGATTGCTTCAAGAATTGCAAACGAAGGGTAATCAAGGTCGACCGGCTGGTTCTCTTGCTGTGCCCCGGGAACCTTTAGATGCCGCCACTGTTGCTGAGGCCATTAGTGTTATTTCCTGCTTCTATGAAGACAAGACAGAGTGGGGCAAAAGAGTTGGATGGATCTATGGTTCTGTAACAGAGGACGTGGTAACTGGATACAGAATGCATAACAGAGGTTGGAGATCAGTTTACTGTGTTACTAAGCGTGATGCTTTTCGAGGCACAGCACCAATCAACCTAACTGATAGGCTTCACCAAGTACTCCGATGGGCGACGGGGTCGGTTGAGATATTTTTCTCAAGGAACAATGCCTTGTTTGCAACACGTAGAATGAAGTTCTTGCAAAGAGTAGCATACTTCAATGTTGGGATGTATCCCTTCACATCTTTCTTCCTCCTTGTCTATTGCTTCTTGCCTGCCGTTTCTCTATTTTCAGGACAATTCATAGTCCAATCCCTAAGTGTAACATTCCTAATCTTCCTACTTGCCATCACCATCACGTTATGCTTACTCGCCATCCTTGAGATCAAGTGGTCAGGCATTACCATCCACGATTGGTGGCGCAATGAGCAATTCTGGTTGATTGGAGGAACAAGTGCCCACCCGGCTGCCGTGCTACAAGGCCTGTTGAAGGTCATTGCTGGAGTAGACATCTCATTCACATTGACGTCCAAATCAGCCACACCAGAGGACGGGGACGACGAATTCGCGGACCTATACGTGGTGAAATGGAGCTTTCTGATGATCCCTCCCATCACAATCATGCTGGTGAACATGATTGCGATTGCAGTAGGAGTTGCTAGGACATTGTACAGTCCATTTCCAGAATGGAGCAAGCTTGTGGGAGGGGTGTTCTTCAGCTTCTGGGTTTTGTGCCATCTCTACCCCTTCGCTAAAGGGCTGATGGGACGTCGTGGCCGAGTCCCAACAATAGTCTTTGTTTGGTCCGGACTTCTATCA
This is a stretch of genomic DNA from Cucumis sativus cultivar 9930 chromosome 4, Cucumber_9930_V3, whole genome shotgun sequence. It encodes these proteins:
- the LOC101223149 gene encoding cellulose synthase-like protein D5, with product MVNRASSPSSSPVKITISSGSKAGNGIISMGLTSPISRASISNNPNSPLSGRGNRASSGGNRRSSGGKFVSMSKDEAVEESNSEFVTYTVHIPPTPDHQSISDSQTSLPEDNANMGKSQRSFISGTIFTGGFNSVTRGHVIESLANPTEQMKLGLVCGMKGCDEALEGKTMVPCDCGFSICRDCYLECVGNGGGRCPGCKEGYTSVSDDEAEDQALPLPSMADAKLDKRLSLVKSFKAQNHPPDFDHARWLFETKGTYGYGNAVWPKDGYGFGSGANGFDHPPDFGEKSRRPLTRKVSVSAAILSPYRLLIIIRLVALGFFLTWRVRHPNHEALWLWGMSITCELWFGLSWLLDQLPKLCPVNRATDLSVLKDRFESPNLRNPKGRSDLPGIDVFVSTADPEKEPPLVTANTILSILAVDYPVEKLACYLSDDGGSLLTFEALAETASFARIWVPFCRKHGIEPRNPEAYFGQKRDFLKNKVRLDFVRERRKVKREYDEFKVRINSLPESIRRRSDAYNAHEEVRAKMKQREMGGNPSEEIKISKATWMSDGSYWPGTWVLGEADHSRGDHAGIIQAMLAPSNTEPVYGSIADGKNLIDTTDVDIRLPMLVYVSREKRPGYDHNKKAGAMNALVRTSAIMSNGPFILNLDCDHYIYNSLALREGMCFMLDRGGDRICYVQFPQRFEGIDPNDRYANHNTVFFDVSMRALDGLQGPMYVGTGCIFRRTALYGFSPPRATEHHGWFGTQKTKLLLRKSRVSKKEDDEMAVPINQRGQNCDDDDADIESLLLPKRFGNSTSLAASIPVAEFQGRLLQELQTKGNQGRPAGSLAVPREPLDAATVAEAISVISCFYEDKTEWGKRVGWIYGSVTEDVVTGYRMHNRGWRSVYCVTKRDAFRGTAPINLTDRLHQVLRWATGSVEIFFSRNNALFATRRMKFLQRVAYFNVGMYPFTSFFLLVYCFLPAVSLFSGQFIVQSLSVTFLIFLLAITITLCLLAILEIKWSGITIHDWWRNEQFWLIGGTSAHPAAVLQGLLKVIAGVDISFTLTSKSATPEDGDDEFADLYVVKWSFLMIPPITIMLVNMIAIAVGVARTLYSPFPEWSKLVGGVFFSFWVLCHLYPFAKGLMGRRGRVPTIVFVWSGLLSIIISLLWVYISPPPGVQDHMKFQFP